The proteins below come from a single Zea mays cultivar B73 chromosome 8, Zm-B73-REFERENCE-NAM-5.0, whole genome shotgun sequence genomic window:
- the LOC541754 gene encoding myb-related protein 308, which yields MGRSPCCEKAHTNKGAWTKEEDQRLIAYIKAHGEGCWRSLPKAAGLLRCGKSCRLRWMNYLRPDLKRGNFTDDDDEVIIKLHALLGNKWSLIAGQLPGRTDNEIKNYWNTHIKRKLLTRGIDPQTHRPLSAAAALTAGLPSPARPPTVLFARPAPSEDGGHSSGGGSADHAPRCPDLNLDLSVGPPCSPPKTPAAAASTPTSQQQQQQRTTTICLCYHLGVRSGEACSCKSPSPAAAGFRFLRPLEEGQYI from the exons ATGGGCAGGTCCCCGTGCTGCGAGAAGGCGCACACGAACAAGGGCGCGTGGACCAAGGAAGAGGACCAGCGCCTGATCGCCTACATCAAGGCGCACGGCGAGGGGTGCTGGCGCTCGCTGCCCAAGGCCGCCGGCCTCCTCCGCTGCGGCAAGAGCTGCCGGCTTCGCTGGATGAACTACCTCCGCCCGGACCTCAAGCGCGGCAACTTcacggacgacgacgacgaggtcATCATCAAGCTCCACGCCCTGCTCGGCAACAA GTGGTCGCTCATCGCGGGGCAGCTGCCGGGGCGCACGGACAACGAGATCAAGAACTACTGGAACACGCACATCAAGCGCAAGCTGCTGACCCGCGGCATCGACCCGCAGACGCACCGCCCgctgagcgccgccgccgccctcaccGCCGGCCTCccgtcgcccgcgcgcccgcccaccGTGCTGTTCGCGCGCCCGGCGCCGTCGGAGGACGGCGGCCACAGCAGCGGCGGCGGGAGCGCCGACCACGCGCCGCGGTGCCCCGACCTCAACCTGGACCTGTCCGTGGGCCCGCCGTGCTCGCCGCCCAAGACGCCGGCGGCCGCCGCGTCGACGCCCAcgtcgcagcagcagcagcagcagcggacGACGACCATCTGCCTGTGCTACCACCTCGGTGTCCGCAGCGGGGAGGCCTGTAGCTGCAAGTCCCCCTCGCCGGCGGCGGCGGGGTTCCGGTTTCTCCGGCCGCTCGAGGAGGGCCAGTACATATAA